Proteins from one Streptomyces sp. NBC_00289 genomic window:
- a CDS encoding DDE-type integrase/transposase/recombinase: MRQALYLQEARPRVAEELGISPRELAGMHRRFEVVPRAQAQVDWGDEGKVLAHLSIPKVYSFHMTLSYSRDPFCCFTTSQDLQTFFDCHRRAFAHYGGVPMPIVYDRTETVVRPYVAPGEAVSLHAEAVAFAGHYDFDIDVLVAAYRPTGKGRVERQVLIVRDHVLAGRAFSSTERMDDAFMAWVPRRRARTHATHHGVIGHRAVRDHAALKPLQPTPYLVTERQLRHVGKDCLVAFDGNLYSVPARKVRPRQLVEIRATKSQISLHSATAAVGDDSLLAVHARAVGRDVRVVDESH; this comes from the coding sequence GTGCGTCAAGCTCTCTATCTGCAGGAAGCCCGTCCACGAGTCGCCGAGGAACTGGGCATCTCGCCGCGGGAGTTGGCGGGCATGCACCGCCGCTTCGAGGTCGTGCCCCGGGCCCAGGCCCAGGTCGACTGGGGCGACGAGGGCAAGGTTCTCGCCCACCTGAGCATCCCGAAGGTCTATTCGTTCCACATGACCCTGTCGTACTCCCGCGATCCGTTCTGCTGCTTCACCACCAGTCAGGATCTGCAGACCTTCTTCGACTGTCACCGGCGGGCGTTCGCTCACTACGGCGGGGTGCCGATGCCGATCGTTTACGACCGGACCGAGACCGTCGTCCGCCCGTACGTCGCGCCAGGTGAAGCGGTCTCGCTGCATGCGGAGGCGGTCGCCTTCGCCGGCCACTACGACTTCGACATCGACGTGCTGGTGGCCGCCTACCGCCCCACCGGCAAGGGCCGGGTCGAGCGCCAGGTCCTGATCGTCCGCGACCACGTGCTCGCCGGACGGGCCTTCTCCTCCACCGAGAGGATGGACGACGCGTTCATGGCCTGGGTGCCGCGGCGACGCGCCCGCACCCATGCAACCCACCACGGGGTCATCGGACATCGGGCCGTCCGCGACCACGCGGCCCTCAAGCCGCTGCAGCCCACCCCTTATCTGGTGACCGAACGGCAGCTGCGGCATGTCGGCAAGGACTGCCTCGTCGCCTTCGACGGCAACCTCTACTCGGTCCCGGCACGCAAGGTCCGCCCCCGCCAGCTGGTGGAGATCCGGGCCACCAAGTCGCAGATCAGCCTGCACTCGGCCACTGCAGCCGTCGGCGATGACAGCCTGCTGGCCGTCCATGCAAGGGCTGTCGGCCGTGATGTCCGCGTCGTCGACGAGAGCCACTGA
- a CDS encoding IS3 family transposase has product MQAELHRWAAADKRRRFDDLFNFVHDPATPIVAFDRVAGNRAAGTADVDGLAAADVETRIGVPGLLRALRAQLKTNGIYGLPHITAELRNDGENINHQRVARVMRSVGLAGLRLRKRHRTTIRDPAHVTAADLITAEHPNTKYVGDLTYLPVSGAKPL; this is encoded by the coding sequence ATGCAGGCCGAGCTTCATCGTTGGGCGGCGGCCGACAAGCGCCGCCGGTTCGACGACTTGTTCAACTTCGTGCACGACCCGGCGACGCCGATCGTGGCGTTCGACCGGGTCGCGGGGAACCGGGCCGCCGGCACTGCGGACGTGGACGGCCTGGCGGCCGCCGACGTCGAGACGCGGATCGGCGTTCCTGGACTCCTGCGCGCCCTGCGGGCCCAGCTCAAGACGAACGGCATCTACGGGCTCCCGCACATCACTGCCGAACTCCGCAACGACGGCGAGAACATCAATCACCAGCGCGTCGCCCGCGTCATGCGGTCCGTCGGGCTCGCCGGCCTGCGCCTGCGAAAGAGGCACCGCACTACGATCCGGGACCCGGCCCACGTGACGGCCGCGGACCTGATCACCGCCGAGCATCCAAACACCAAGTACGTCGGGGACCTAACCTACTTGCCGGTCAGCGGCGCGAAGCCGCTCTAG
- a CDS encoding IS256 family transposase: MPVSQNGLSSELLEELAALAAEKVRGEGLRLMGEGGLLPELAQHLMQSALEAEMDQHLADGVGRVGGRGSRSGGNTRNGYRSKKVMTEVGAVTVQIPRDRLGTFQPRLLPKYARRTGALDDLVISLTAKGLTSGEIVSHLAQTYGMTTTKETISTITDKALESMAEWRTRPLDAVYPVVFIDAVHVKIRDGHVANRPIYVAIAVTADGYREILGLWAGDGGEGAKYWQTVLTEIKNRGVRDVLMLVCDGLSALPDAVNAVWPRTVVQTCVVHLLRASLRYASRRDWADVARDLKPVYTAVNEDEARARLTDFDDKWGKRYPSIAGTWERAWSEFVPFLGLPDAIRQVVYTTNAIESLNARYRRAAQACGHFPNETAALKRLYLATLALDPTGRGRQRWNNRWKSALNEFDVLFDGRLTAGRV, from the coding sequence ATGCCGGTGTCGCAGAATGGTCTGTCCAGTGAGCTGCTGGAGGAGCTGGCCGCGCTCGCGGCCGAGAAGGTCCGCGGAGAGGGACTGCGGCTGATGGGCGAGGGCGGCCTGCTGCCCGAGCTCGCTCAGCACCTGATGCAGTCCGCGCTGGAAGCAGAGATGGACCAGCACCTGGCCGACGGGGTCGGCCGCGTCGGCGGGCGCGGGTCGCGCTCGGGCGGCAACACCCGCAACGGCTACCGGAGCAAGAAGGTGATGACGGAGGTCGGCGCCGTCACGGTGCAGATCCCGCGAGACCGTCTGGGCACCTTCCAGCCCCGGCTGCTGCCCAAGTACGCCCGCCGCACTGGTGCGTTGGACGACCTGGTGATCTCGCTGACCGCAAAGGGCCTGACCTCCGGCGAGATCGTCTCCCATCTCGCCCAGACGTACGGGATGACGACAACGAAGGAGACCATCTCCACGATCACCGACAAGGCCCTGGAATCGATGGCGGAATGGCGCACCCGCCCGCTCGACGCGGTCTACCCGGTCGTCTTCATCGATGCCGTGCACGTCAAGATCCGAGACGGTCATGTCGCCAACCGGCCCATCTACGTGGCCATCGCGGTCACCGCCGACGGCTACCGCGAGATCCTCGGCCTGTGGGCCGGCGACGGCGGCGAGGGCGCCAAGTACTGGCAGACGGTGCTCACCGAGATCAAGAACAGAGGCGTCCGTGATGTGCTGATGCTGGTCTGCGACGGGCTCAGCGCCCTGCCCGACGCGGTGAACGCCGTCTGGCCCCGGACTGTGGTGCAGACTTGCGTGGTTCATCTCCTGCGCGCGAGTCTGCGGTATGCCTCACGCCGCGACTGGGCCGACGTCGCACGCGACCTCAAGCCCGTCTACACCGCTGTCAACGAGGACGAGGCCCGGGCACGGCTGACCGACTTCGACGACAAGTGGGGCAAGCGCTATCCGTCGATCGCCGGGACCTGGGAGCGGGCCTGGAGCGAATTCGTGCCCTTCCTCGGTCTGCCCGACGCGATCCGGCAGGTCGTCTACACCACGAACGCGATCGAGTCCCTCAACGCCCGCTACCGGCGCGCGGCCCAGGCCTGCGGACACTTCCCCAACGAGACCGCCGCCTTGAAACGCCTCTACCTCGCCACCCTCGCACTCGACCCCACCGGCCGCGGCCGCCAGCGCTGGAACAACCGCTGGAAAAGCGCTTTGAACGAGTTCGACGTTCTCTTCGACGGCCGCCTTACCGCCGGACGAGTGTAG